A region from the Mesorhizobium sp. J8 genome encodes:
- a CDS encoding Gfo/Idh/MocA family protein, with the protein MFRWGVLSTAKIGREQLLPAIVDSENGVLSEIASRDLSKAKALGERFGARHAFGSYEELLASPDVDGVYIPLPTSQHVEWTAKAIEAGKHVLVEKPLALDAKDIPPLIKLRDQKKVLVCEAFMVVYHPQWIKVRDLIAGGAIGRLRHVQGAFSYYNVDPTNMRNQLDLGGGALPDIGVYPTVSTRFSTGKEPLRVQANIERDKTFGTDIYSSIRADFGDFELSFYLSTQMAARQSMVFHGEKGFIEVFAPFNAGLYDHHRIELHNQNHTEAQVFRFPGTQQYRLECEAFVRAAQGGKDRVFTLEESVLNQKVIDAIFRAGEKDGWELV; encoded by the coding sequence ATGTTCCGATGGGGTGTTCTGTCGACGGCGAAGATCGGCCGCGAGCAGCTTTTGCCGGCAATCGTGGATTCCGAGAACGGCGTCCTGTCGGAGATCGCCAGCCGCGACCTGTCGAAGGCCAAGGCGCTGGGAGAGCGTTTCGGCGCCCGCCATGCTTTCGGCTCCTATGAGGAACTGCTTGCCTCCCCGGACGTGGACGGCGTCTACATTCCGCTGCCGACATCGCAGCATGTCGAATGGACGGCAAAGGCGATCGAAGCGGGAAAGCATGTGCTGGTGGAAAAGCCTCTCGCGCTCGACGCCAAGGACATCCCGCCGCTGATCAAGTTGCGCGACCAGAAGAAGGTGCTGGTCTGCGAGGCCTTCATGGTCGTCTACCACCCGCAATGGATCAAGGTACGCGATCTCATCGCCGGCGGGGCCATCGGCCGGCTGCGCCACGTCCAGGGCGCGTTCTCCTATTATAATGTCGACCCTACGAACATGCGCAACCAGCTCGATCTCGGCGGCGGCGCGCTGCCCGACATCGGCGTCTATCCGACGGTGTCGACGCGCTTCTCGACCGGCAAGGAGCCGCTGCGCGTCCAAGCCAATATCGAGCGCGACAAGACCTTCGGCACCGACATCTACTCCTCGATCCGCGCCGATTTCGGTGACTTCGAGCTGTCCTTCTATCTCTCGACGCAGATGGCGGCGCGGCAATCGATGGTATTCCACGGCGAGAAAGGCTTCATCGAGGTGTTCGCCCCCTTCAACGCCGGGCTCTACGACCACCACCGCATCGAACTGCACAACCAGAACCACACCGAGGCGCAGGTGTTCCGCTTCCCCGGCACGCAGCAATACCGGCTGGAATGCGAAGCCTTCGTGCGCGCCGCCCAGGGCGGCAAGGACCGCGTCTTCACGCTGGAGGAATCGGTGCTGAACCAGAAGGTCATCGACGCCATCTTCCGCGCCGGCGAGAAGGACGGCTGGGAGCTGGTGTAG
- a CDS encoding IS110 family transposase, with protein sequence MNRIICGVDVSKDWLDAHVWPSGAIERFANDATGIAALWLFCRSHGAAVAVMEASGGYERLGFMLLWAHGMPCALVNARSVRRFAEAMGYLEKTDRIDAAVIAHYGAVKKTAPTPPPSNSQQRLAALVGRLCQVVGDATINKQRKSAARDAEVCASIEAMLAFLKREERRLEGEIASMIDDDPLWAKLGSAFRSLKGVAGRTVARLMAELPEIGLISNKAITKLAGLAPIANDSGRRAGNRHVRGGRAGPRGILFVVAAIVAKFDPHLKAFAQRLQQAGKPKMLIRIALARKLLVILNAKARDARTEFANAT encoded by the coding sequence GTGAACAGGATCATTTGTGGAGTTGATGTTTCCAAGGATTGGCTGGACGCGCATGTCTGGCCGAGTGGGGCGATAGAGCGCTTCGCCAACGATGCAACGGGGATCGCAGCTCTTTGGCTGTTCTGTCGCAGCCACGGCGCGGCCGTTGCGGTGATGGAGGCATCGGGCGGCTATGAGCGGCTTGGCTTCATGCTTTTGTGGGCGCACGGCATGCCATGCGCCCTGGTCAATGCCAGAAGCGTGCGGCGCTTTGCCGAGGCGATGGGCTATTTGGAGAAGACCGACCGGATCGACGCTGCTGTCATTGCCCATTATGGCGCAGTCAAGAAGACGGCTCCGACCCCACCGCCCAGTAATTCCCAGCAGCGCCTTGCTGCGCTGGTTGGGCGGCTTTGCCAGGTTGTCGGCGATGCCACCATCAACAAACAGCGCAAAAGCGCCGCACGCGATGCCGAGGTATGCGCCAGCATCGAGGCCATGCTGGCCTTCCTCAAGCGCGAAGAGCGGCGTCTGGAAGGCGAGATCGCCTCGATGATCGACGACGATCCACTGTGGGCCAAGCTGGGGTCGGCCTTTCGTTCGCTCAAGGGTGTGGCTGGCCGCACTGTTGCCCGCCTGATGGCCGAGCTGCCCGAGATCGGCCTCATCTCCAACAAGGCCATCACCAAGCTGGCGGGCCTCGCCCCTATCGCCAACGACAGCGGCAGGCGCGCCGGCAACAGGCATGTGCGCGGCGGACGAGCCGGACCGCGTGGCATCCTCTTTGTCGTCGCGGCCATCGTCGCCAAGTTCGATCCGCATCTCAAAGCGTTCGCTCAACGGTTGCAGCAGGCGGGAAAGCCCAAAATGCTCATCCGCATCGCACTCGCCAGAAAACTTCTCGTCATCCTCAACGCAAAAGCACGCGACGCGAGAACCGAGTTCGCAAATGCAACTTGA
- a CDS encoding YceI family protein, producing MNTRILGLAAFAACLAVPAVAAVALSDAAGSYTISPSGSSIRFTIGKAGGGGFDGAFGRFKGTIRIDNGDVGRSKVDLTIYPESVGTGQGRIDQFLRSDAVFDAANNPEIQFRSTNVTRTGDTTAVVTGRLTARGKTFPEKFTAELGGLKGGTIRFHVTGKVLRSRYGMDVGTPLYSNVVDFDMTLTGRRG from the coding sequence ATGAACACGCGCATCCTCGGATTGGCGGCTTTCGCCGCTTGCCTTGCCGTGCCTGCCGTTGCCGCGGTGGCGCTCAGCGACGCTGCCGGCAGCTACACGATCAGCCCGTCGGGCTCCTCGATCCGCTTCACCATCGGCAAGGCCGGCGGCGGCGGCTTCGACGGCGCCTTCGGCCGCTTCAAGGGCACGATCCGCATCGACAACGGCGATGTCGGCCGCTCCAAGGTCGACCTCACCATCTATCCCGAAAGCGTCGGCACCGGACAGGGCCGCATCGACCAATTCCTGCGCTCCGATGCGGTGTTTGACGCGGCCAACAATCCCGAAATCCAGTTCCGATCCACAAACGTGACGCGCACCGGCGACACCACCGCCGTGGTCACCGGGCGGCTGACGGCGCGCGGCAAGACGTTCCCGGAAAAATTCACCGCCGAGCTCGGCGGCTTGAAGGGCGGGACCATCAGGTTCCACGTCACCGGCAAGGTGCTGCGGTCGCGCTATGGCATGGATGTCGGCACGCCGCTCTATTCCAACGTTGTCGATTTCGACATGACGCTGACGGGGAGAAGGGGCTGA
- a CDS encoding cytochrome b, whose translation MQSLTNTPTRYGWATIVLHWLIGIIFIGQFALGVVMVRTISQRTSFELIQLHKSIGFLLLGLIILRIAWRFGNAVPALPASVGTLECRAAPLVHFALYAFQIALPLSGWALVSVSTLEIPTMPFDLFVMPNLPLAESDAAENFWSAAHWYLAYAGIVLVALHIAAALRHHFLLRDTVLTRMITPSSGGE comes from the coding sequence ATGCAATCCCTCACCAACACCCCCACCCGCTACGGCTGGGCGACGATCGTCCTTCACTGGCTGATCGGCATCATCTTCATCGGCCAGTTCGCGCTCGGCGTCGTCATGGTGCGCACGATAAGCCAGCGCACGTCCTTCGAGCTGATCCAGCTGCACAAATCCATCGGTTTCCTGCTGCTGGGGCTGATCATCCTGCGCATCGCCTGGCGGTTCGGCAATGCGGTGCCGGCGCTGCCGGCCTCGGTCGGAACGCTGGAGTGCAGGGCCGCGCCGCTGGTGCATTTCGCGCTCTATGCCTTCCAGATCGCGCTGCCGCTCTCCGGCTGGGCGCTGGTATCGGTGTCGACGCTGGAGATCCCGACCATGCCGTTCGACCTCTTTGTGATGCCCAATCTGCCGCTCGCCGAATCCGATGCCGCGGAAAACTTCTGGTCGGCGGCGCATTGGTATCTGGCCTATGCCGGCATCGTGCTGGTGGCGCTGCATATCGCGGCGGCGCTGCGCCATCATTTCCTGCTGCGCGACACGGTGCTGACGCGCATGATCACACCTTCGTCAGGCGGGGAATAG
- a CDS encoding LysR family transcriptional regulator, translating to MNRTNLSQLAVLATVAQCASFRGAARELGIAPSAVSHAVSSLEARLGVRLLARSTRSVSPTEEGAQLLERLRPALSEIDLALETAAEARDRPAGNLRLSVPRTAAHLVLTPRLGAFAAAYPEIVLEIVIEDRFTDVVEGGFDAGVRLGESLQRDMIAVRIGPDLRGAVVGSPSYFATSRKPRHPRELAEHRCIRFRFSSGIIYRWEFEKDGEEIEIAVEGPLILDEDHLIAQAAVDGAGLAFVFEPYVRAPLADGRLIRVLEDWCPSFDGFFVYYPSRRQMRPALRAFVDFFKVSG from the coding sequence ATGAACCGGACGAACCTCTCGCAGCTCGCCGTGCTCGCCACCGTCGCCCAATGCGCCAGCTTTCGCGGCGCGGCGCGCGAGCTCGGCATCGCGCCCTCGGCGGTGAGCCACGCGGTGTCGAGCCTGGAGGCGCGGCTCGGCGTACGATTGCTCGCCCGCAGCACGCGCAGCGTATCGCCCACCGAGGAAGGCGCGCAGCTGCTCGAACGGCTGCGGCCGGCGCTGTCCGAGATCGACCTAGCGCTGGAGACGGCGGCCGAGGCGCGCGACCGGCCGGCCGGCAATCTCAGGCTCAGCGTGCCGCGCACCGCCGCGCATCTGGTGCTGACGCCGCGCCTCGGCGCTTTCGCCGCCGCCTATCCCGAGATCGTGCTGGAGATCGTCATCGAGGATCGCTTCACCGATGTGGTCGAGGGCGGTTTCGACGCCGGCGTGCGGCTCGGCGAAAGCCTGCAGCGCGACATGATCGCGGTGCGCATCGGGCCCGACCTCCGCGGCGCGGTGGTCGGCTCGCCATCCTATTTCGCGACCAGCCGCAAGCCGCGCCATCCGCGCGAGCTCGCCGAGCACCGCTGCATCCGCTTCCGTTTCTCCAGCGGCATCATCTATCGCTGGGAATTCGAGAAGGACGGCGAGGAAATCGAGATTGCGGTCGAAGGGCCGCTGATCCTCGACGAGGACCATCTGATCGCCCAGGCGGCGGTCGATGGCGCCGGACTTGCCTTCGTCTTCGAGCCCTATGTGCGGGCGCCGCTCGCCGACGGCAGGCTGATCCGCGTGCTGGAGGACTGGTGCCCGTCCTTCGACGGCTTCTTCGTCTATTATCCCAGCCGCCGGCAGATGCGGCCGGCGCTGAGGGCGTTCGTGGATTTCTTCAAGGTGAGCGGGTGA
- a CDS encoding aldo/keto reductase, with translation MQTRKLGTELEVFPVGLGCMGMSFGYGGQPEAEAIATLRRAVEIGVTFFDTAEVYGPFENEILLGKALKPVRDKVTIATKFGFKISEHGSGTDRMIGVDSRPEHVKAVAEASLKRLDTDVIDLYYQHRVDPNVPIEDTVGAMAELVREGKVRALGLSEVSAATLRRAHAVHPIAAVQSEYSLWSREPEDEVFAVCRELGIGFVPYSPLGRGLLTGTIARPDALGAGDWRLTLPRFQAEAMEANNAVIAVLEKMAAEKGVTPAQLALAWVLHQGDFIVPIPGARKIRHLEQNTAAAGIELSAAEVAAIGDALSPDKVVGKRYTEELLALVNG, from the coding sequence ATGCAAACCCGCAAACTTGGTACTGAACTCGAAGTCTTCCCCGTCGGCCTCGGCTGCATGGGCATGAGCTTCGGCTATGGCGGCCAGCCGGAGGCGGAGGCCATCGCCACGCTGCGCCGCGCCGTCGAGATCGGCGTCACCTTCTTCGACACGGCGGAAGTCTACGGCCCCTTCGAGAACGAGATCCTGCTCGGCAAGGCGCTGAAGCCGGTGCGTGACAAGGTCACCATCGCCACCAAATTCGGCTTCAAGATTTCCGAGCACGGCTCCGGCACCGACCGCATGATCGGCGTCGACAGCCGTCCCGAGCACGTCAAGGCGGTGGCGGAAGCTTCGCTGAAGCGGCTCGATACCGACGTCATCGACCTCTATTACCAGCACCGCGTCGACCCCAACGTGCCGATCGAGGACACGGTCGGCGCCATGGCCGAGCTGGTGCGCGAAGGCAAGGTGCGGGCGCTTGGCCTTTCGGAGGTGAGCGCGGCCACGCTCCGCCGGGCGCATGCCGTGCACCCGATCGCAGCGGTGCAGAGCGAATATTCGCTGTGGAGCCGAGAGCCCGAGGACGAGGTCTTCGCCGTCTGCCGCGAGCTCGGCATCGGTTTTGTGCCCTACAGCCCGCTCGGCCGCGGCCTGCTCACCGGCACGATCGCAAGGCCCGACGCGCTCGGCGCCGGCGACTGGCGCCTCACTCTGCCGCGCTTCCAGGCGGAAGCGATGGAGGCCAACAACGCCGTAATCGCGGTGCTGGAGAAGATGGCGGCCGAGAAGGGCGTGACGCCGGCGCAGCTGGCGCTCGCCTGGGTGCTGCACCAGGGCGATTTCATCGTGCCGATTCCGGGTGCGCGGAAGATCCGCCACCTGGAGCAGAACACGGCGGCGGCCGGAATTGAGCTCAGCGCCGCCGAGGTTGCGGCGATCGGCGATGCATTGTCGCCCGACAAGGTGGTCGGCAAGCGCTATACGGAGGAGCTGCTGGCACTGGTTAATGGGTGA
- a CDS encoding nucleotidyltransferase family protein has product MHHLRYSGLPFEEQRAAFLRIVAADPLLSETLARVRQLGLPDWLVVSGALYNSVWNHLTGKPPGYGIKDVDLFYFDDADLSYEAEDAVIRRATKHFEGLPLPVEVRNQARVHLWYPQKFGQACPRYASSSESVSYFASKTHAVGVRFGKGGALELVAPFGLDDIFSFRITPNRVLDNQRTHEAKGKRARECWPEIEVVLW; this is encoded by the coding sequence ATGCACCATCTCCGCTACTCCGGGCTTCCGTTCGAAGAGCAGCGCGCGGCGTTCCTAAGGATCGTTGCGGCCGACCCGCTGCTCAGCGAAACGCTGGCGCGCGTGCGCCAGCTTGGGCTGCCGGACTGGCTGGTGGTTTCCGGCGCGCTCTATAACAGCGTCTGGAACCATCTGACCGGCAAGCCGCCGGGCTACGGCATCAAGGACGTCGACCTGTTCTATTTCGACGACGCCGACCTGTCCTACGAGGCCGAGGATGCCGTCATCAGGCGGGCGACGAAGCATTTCGAGGGGTTGCCGCTGCCGGTCGAGGTGCGCAACCAGGCGCGGGTGCATCTGTGGTATCCGCAAAAATTCGGGCAGGCGTGTCCGAGATATGCGAGTTCGAGCGAGTCGGTGAGCTATTTTGCGTCGAAGACGCATGCGGTGGGGGTGCGGTTCGGGAAGGGCGGAGCGTTGGAGTTGGTGGCGCCGTTCGGGCTGGATGATATTTTTTCGTTCCGCATCACACCGAATAGGGTGCTGGACAATCAGCGGACGCATGAGGCGAAAGGGAAGCGGGCCAGGGAGTGCTGGCCGGAGATTGAAGTGGTGCTTTGGTAG
- the pheT gene encoding phenylalanine--tRNA ligase subunit beta: protein MKFTLSWLKDHLETDASLAEIVERLTAIGLEVEHVDDKAGLKPFVIAKVLTAVQHPDADRLRVLTVDTGDGKPPVQVVCGAPNARAGLIGAFAAPGTYIPGIDVTLSVGKIRGVESHGMMCSERELEISDEHNGIIDLPEDAPVGTSFAAYAHLDDPVIEINLTPNRPDATSVYGIARDLAASGLGRLTGGGIMPHAGNGLCPVKVTIEAPELCPGFALTLVKGVKNGPSPKWLQQRLIAIGLRPISALVDITNYVTFDRGRPLHVFDAKKVAGNLVVRRAREGEKVLALDGREYTLTPEMCVIADDNGVESIAGIMGGEHSGCDENTTDVLIESALWDPITTARTGRALGIITDARYRFERGVDPEFMVPGIELATKLVLDFCGGAPSEIEVAGYAGHKPKVVTFPLSEVKRLTGIEVPRAEALDILTRLGFEPQGSGEVVKVKVPSWRPDIDGKADLVEEVMRIHGVDNIAPQPLASHDAVNGKILTTLQVRTRAAKRALAVRGMMEAVTWSFIPAKHAELFGGGQTGLKLANPIAADMSDMRPSLLPGLISAAQRNADRGIGDVALFEVSGTYEGDLADQQRRVAAGVRRGTAKLDGSGRSWAGNAGPVGVFDAKADAIAALEACGAPVDRLQIEAGGPAWYHPGRSGTIKLGPKTVLGTFGEFHPKTLETLDVSGPLCGFEVFVDAVPEPKAKPTRTKPKLELSPFQAVKRDFAFVVDRTVEAGTLVRAALAADKKLVTGVSVFDVFEGASLGAAKKSIAIEVSIQPVEKTLTDEDFEALAKRIVENVNKQTGGVLRA from the coding sequence ATGAAATTCACCCTCTCCTGGCTCAAGGACCATCTCGAGACCGACGCCTCGCTTGCCGAGATCGTCGAGCGGCTGACCGCGATCGGCCTCGAAGTCGAACATGTCGACGACAAGGCCGGCTTGAAGCCCTTCGTCATCGCCAAGGTGCTGACGGCGGTGCAGCACCCCGACGCCGACCGGCTGCGCGTGCTGACCGTCGACACCGGCGACGGCAAGCCGCCGGTGCAAGTCGTCTGCGGCGCGCCGAACGCTCGCGCCGGCCTGATCGGCGCCTTCGCCGCGCCCGGCACCTACATCCCGGGCATCGACGTGACGCTCTCGGTCGGCAAGATCCGCGGCGTCGAAAGCCACGGCATGATGTGCTCGGAACGCGAGCTGGAAATCTCCGACGAGCATAACGGCATCATCGATTTGCCCGAGGACGCGCCGGTCGGCACCAGCTTCGCGGCCTACGCGCATCTCGACGATCCGGTCATCGAGATCAATCTGACGCCGAACCGTCCGGACGCGACCAGCGTCTACGGCATCGCCCGCGACCTCGCGGCAAGCGGGCTTGGCCGCCTCACCGGCGGCGGGATCATGCCGCATGCCGGCAACGGCCTGTGCCCGGTGAAGGTCACGATCGAGGCGCCGGAGCTTTGCCCCGGCTTCGCGCTGACGCTGGTGAAGGGCGTGAAGAACGGTCCGTCGCCGAAGTGGCTGCAGCAGCGGCTGATCGCCATCGGGCTTCGACCGATCAGCGCGCTGGTCGACATCACCAACTACGTCACCTTCGACCGCGGCCGGCCGCTGCATGTCTTCGACGCCAAGAAAGTCGCCGGCAACCTCGTGGTGCGCCGCGCCAGGGAAGGCGAGAAGGTGCTGGCGCTCGACGGGCGCGAATACACGCTGACGCCGGAAATGTGCGTGATCGCCGACGACAATGGCGTCGAATCGATCGCCGGCATCATGGGCGGCGAGCATTCGGGCTGCGACGAGAACACCACCGACGTGCTGATCGAATCGGCGCTATGGGACCCGATCACCACCGCGCGGACCGGCCGCGCGCTCGGCATCATCACCGACGCGCGCTACCGCTTCGAGCGCGGCGTCGACCCGGAATTCATGGTGCCGGGCATCGAGCTCGCGACCAAGCTCGTGCTCGATTTCTGCGGCGGCGCGCCGTCTGAAATCGAGGTTGCCGGCTATGCCGGTCACAAGCCGAAAGTCGTGACCTTCCCACTGTCGGAAGTGAAAAGGCTGACCGGCATAGAGGTGCCGAGGGCCGAGGCGCTGGACATCTTGACCCGTCTCGGCTTCGAGCCGCAGGGCTCCGGCGAGGTCGTCAAGGTGAAGGTGCCGTCCTGGCGGCCGGATATCGACGGCAAGGCCGACCTCGTCGAGGAGGTGATGCGCATCCACGGCGTCGACAACATCGCGCCGCAGCCGCTCGCCTCGCATGACGCCGTCAACGGCAAGATCCTGACCACGCTGCAGGTGCGTACCCGCGCGGCCAAGCGGGCGCTCGCCGTGCGTGGCATGATGGAGGCTGTGACCTGGTCGTTCATCCCGGCAAAGCACGCAGAACTCTTCGGCGGCGGCCAGACGGGGCTGAAGCTCGCCAACCCGATCGCCGCCGACATGTCCGACATGCGGCCCTCGCTGCTGCCCGGGCTGATTTCCGCCGCGCAGCGCAATGCCGACCGCGGCATCGGCGACGTGGCGCTGTTCGAGGTCTCCGGCACCTATGAAGGCGACTTGGCCGACCAGCAGCGGCGCGTGGCCGCCGGCGTCAGGCGCGGCACCGCCAAGCTCGACGGTTCGGGCCGCAGCTGGGCCGGCAATGCCGGTCCAGTCGGCGTGTTCGACGCCAAGGCGGACGCGATCGCGGCGCTCGAAGCCTGCGGCGCGCCGGTCGACCGGCTGCAGATCGAGGCCGGCGGCCCGGCCTGGTATCATCCGGGACGCTCGGGCACGATCAAGCTCGGCCCCAAGACGGTGCTCGGCACCTTCGGCGAGTTCCATCCGAAGACGCTGGAAACGCTCGACGTGTCGGGGCCGCTCTGCGGCTTCGAGGTTTTCGTCGACGCCGTGCCGGAGCCGAAGGCCAAGCCGACGCGCACCAAGCCGAAGCTCGAGCTCTCGCCCTTCCAGGCGGTGAAGCGCGATTTCGCTTTCGTCGTCGACCGGACGGTCGAGGCCGGCACGCTGGTGCGGGCGGCCTTGGCCGCCGACAAGAAGCTGGTCACCGGCGTCTCGGTGTTCGACGTCTTCGAGGGCGCGTCGCTGGGCGCGGCCAAGAAGTCGATCGCCATCGAGGTGTCGATCCAGCCGGTCGAAAAGACGCTGACCGACGAGGATTTCGAAGCGCTCGCAAAACGCATCGTCGAGAACGTCAACAAGCAGACCGGCGGCGTGCTGCGAGCTTAG
- a CDS encoding GFA family protein: MTAPHTGGCRCGAVRFEASAEPHHISYCHCGDCRRATGAPVSAFVGFLADQVALTGKSLKSYRNGPVERSFCGICGSPIAYTDRRLDNHIYFMLGAMDMPAYFKPTLHAYVREQLPFLHMPDDLPRHLKTSVPRPDQQGSNGQGPNGTEP, encoded by the coding sequence ATGACGGCACCACACACCGGCGGCTGCCGTTGCGGCGCGGTGCGGTTCGAGGCCTCGGCCGAGCCGCACCACATCAGCTATTGCCATTGCGGCGATTGCCGGCGCGCGACGGGCGCTCCGGTATCGGCCTTTGTCGGCTTCCTGGCCGACCAGGTCGCGCTCACCGGCAAATCGTTGAAGAGCTACCGCAACGGCCCGGTGGAGCGCTCGTTCTGCGGCATTTGCGGCTCGCCGATCGCCTATACCGACCGGCGGCTCGACAACCATATCTATTTCATGCTCGGCGCCATGGACATGCCGGCTTATTTCAAGCCGACGCTGCATGCCTATGTGCGCGAGCAACTGCCCTTCCTGCACATGCCGGACGATCTGCCCAGGCATCTGAAGACCAGCGTGCCCCGACCCGACCAACAAGGGTCGAACGGGCAAGGACCGAACGGAACAGAACCATGA
- the pheS gene encoding phenylalanine--tRNA ligase subunit alpha: MADIAAAPDEAAIEAVRVSALGKKGSVSEMLKTLGAMTAEERQVKGPAINGLKNRITEALAQRKAELKDVAIAARLAAEKLDVTLPVRQSPAERGRIHPISQVIDEIAAIFGDLGFSIAEGPDIETDYYNFTALNFPEGHPAREMHDTFFFQPDEKGERKLLRTHTSPVQIRTMERQKPPIRIVIPGKTYRQDSDATHSPMFHQVEGLVVDKSANVANMKWVLEEFCKAFFEVPSVKMRFRPSFFPFTEPSLEVDIQCDRSRPGEVRFGEGTDWMEILGCGMVHPNVLRAGGLDPDEYQGFAWGMGIDRIAMLKYGMPDLRAFFDADVRWLSHYGFRPLDLPTLFGGLSA, translated from the coding sequence ATGGCTGACATCGCCGCGGCCCCGGATGAAGCCGCGATCGAGGCGGTGCGCGTCTCGGCGCTGGGCAAGAAGGGCTCGGTCTCCGAAATGCTGAAGACGCTGGGCGCCATGACCGCCGAGGAGCGGCAGGTGAAGGGCCCGGCAATCAACGGGTTGAAGAACCGCATCACCGAGGCGCTCGCCCAGCGCAAGGCGGAGTTGAAGGACGTGGCGATCGCCGCACGGCTCGCCGCCGAGAAGCTCGATGTCACGCTCCCCGTCCGCCAGTCGCCGGCCGAGCGGGGCCGCATCCACCCGATCAGCCAGGTGATCGACGAGATCGCCGCGATCTTCGGCGATCTCGGCTTCTCGATCGCCGAGGGGCCGGATATCGAGACCGACTATTACAATTTCACTGCGCTGAATTTCCCGGAAGGCCATCCGGCGCGCGAGATGCACGACACCTTCTTCTTCCAGCCGGACGAGAAGGGCGAGCGCAAGCTTTTGCGCACGCACACCTCACCCGTGCAGATCCGCACCATGGAACGGCAGAAGCCGCCGATCCGCATCGTCATTCCCGGCAAGACCTATCGGCAGGATTCCGACGCCACGCACTCGCCGATGTTCCATCAGGTCGAGGGGCTGGTGGTCGACAAATCGGCCAATGTCGCCAACATGAAGTGGGTGCTGGAGGAGTTCTGCAAGGCCTTCTTCGAGGTGCCTTCGGTCAAGATGCGCTTCCGCCCGTCCTTCTTCCCGTTCACCGAGCCCAGCCTCGAGGTCGACATCCAGTGCGACCGCTCGCGCCCGGGCGAGGTGCGCTTCGGCGAAGGCACCGACTGGATGGAGATCCTGGGCTGCGGCATGGTGCATCCCAACGTGCTGCGCGCTGGCGGGCTCGATCCCGACGAATATCAGGGCTTTGCCTGGGGCATGGGCATCGACCGCATCGCCATGCTGAAATACGGCATGCCGGACCTGCGCGCCTTCTTCGATGCCGACGTGCGCTGGCTGTCGCATTACGGCTTCCGGCCACTCGACCTGCCGACGCTGTTCGGGGGACTGTCTGCATGA
- the rplT gene encoding 50S ribosomal protein L20 has product MARVKRGVTAHAKHKKVLKAAKGFYGRRKNTIRIAKQAVEKSLQYAYRDRKNRKRSFRALWIQRINAAAHEHGLTYGRFIDGLNKAGIEIDRKILSDMAIHEPQAFAALVAKAKVALEYLKNTTPNAFESAVA; this is encoded by the coding sequence ATGGCACGCGTAAAGAGAGGCGTCACCGCCCACGCCAAGCACAAGAAGGTCCTGAAAGCCGCCAAGGGTTTCTACGGCCGCCGCAAGAACACCATCCGCATCGCCAAGCAGGCGGTGGAGAAGTCGCTGCAATACGCCTACCGCGACCGCAAGAACCGCAAGCGCTCGTTCCGCGCGCTGTGGATCCAGCGCATCAACGCGGCGGCGCATGAGCACGGCCTGACCTATGGCCGCTTCATCGACGGCCTCAACAAGGCCGGCATCGAGATCGACCGCAAGATCCTTTCGGACATGGCCATCCACGAGCCGCAGGCTTTCGCCGCGCTGGTGGCCAAGGCCAAGGTCGCGCTCGAATATCTGAAGAACACCACGCCGAACGCCTTTGAGAGCGCTGTCGCCTAA
- the rpmI gene encoding 50S ribosomal protein L35: MPKMKTKSAAKKRFKITATGKVLSAAAGKRHGMIKRSNKFIRDARGTMVLAEPDGKKVIKNFLPNGL; the protein is encoded by the coding sequence ATGCCCAAGATGAAGACCAAATCGGCCGCCAAGAAGCGGTTCAAGATTACTGCCACCGGCAAGGTGCTGTCGGCTGCCGCCGGCAAGCGCCACGGCATGATCAAGCGTTCCAACAAGTTCATTCGCGATGCCCGCGGCACGATGGTTCTGGCTGAACCGGACGGCAAGAAGGTCATCAAGAATTTTCTGCCGAACGGCCTCTAA